From Camelina sativa cultivar DH55 chromosome 5, Cs, whole genome shotgun sequence:
TGGTTTTTAATAAACATATGCTGCCAGGCACATAcataagatttctttgtgaatGCTAGAAATATTGTTAGACCCATGAGATAAAATAGTTCTGTAGCTAAATAATAGATCATCGATAGAGCACTGTATGTTACTTATAGTGTTTATGCAATTACTTTACATAGTTTGATGAAGTGACTACAAGGATATATACTTCACAATACAAGGTACGCTAGGATGATTTGAAGATTTCTCTTCTGCCTTAATGATAGTTAATGTGATATTCTAAAGAGGTTGAGGACATACCATTTTTCTTTATCCTCAAGCATTGGAGCTGGCTCGATGGATATCATGAACAAAACCTAGCAAAGACGGATGTCCGAAATGAGATATTAAATAATCGCAATATGAGATTAAAAGGCCATCAAATAAGCAAACAGCGAATTTCCCGTCTTTTACCTAGTTTTTCACCACTAAACCTCCATTTTCTAGCCTAAAAATGTTTATGAGAAAATTCATACCATGTCAATGCTGTTCCATTTCAGTTTACAGGACCAACTTAACCACACCAAGCTGCTTGACATTTCTTTCAAAACAGACTACACCAAACGGCTTACAACTAAAGTAAACGAACTGTCTGAGTCAAGCACATTTACAGAAACCCATAAAATGAAGTCAAACTCGAACCAATGTGCAACAAACTGTTATAGTTTGGATTCAAGATCAGATTCACTTCATTTCAGTTTTccaaacagagaagaaaacaaaaccagaatataaaaaagaaagagcaGGACTGAATAGTTTTCCCATCCTAAACTCAATAACGCATCCGATGACTTGgaaacataataataacaaaagcaAGATGGCTTAATATAACAACCCTCATCGGATGAACTGCTGATCTTGGAGGAAGCCCCTGTAAAAAACACAACTAAACGTCAGAAGACAACCATTGGAtgattaagaagaaaatatgGAAGAAGTGATGATGAGTCGAGAGTGTTAATCAAAAGATACAAGAAGTCGTTAACTTATTTTGCTTGCACAATTGTCAGATTAAAAGTGCTAAACTGCCAACTACAACATAATTTTAGTCCTACGAAAAGTATTCCCATATTACCTCTGCCATCTCAATTGCTGAAACACCAAGAGCCCATACATCCACCTGTAGTGAAGAGTCCAAATGTCACCAAGATGGAAACAGGATTTATTGATTCTACTATCTAGAAAACATGGTGCAGTCCTAGATTCTAACTGGCTATATTTCAGATGCTAGGCTGTATGTTACAGACGCTAGTATCCTCTAAATTTAGGATCCGGTAGAACTATGCACAGCCATTTAAGTAAAACCTTAAGTACTTTCTTCCAGAGATGTAATGTATATAATAGATGTAGTATACGTGAAGTGTAAATTCAGTAAATAACATTCAGATATGTAAGGTAGCATTACATCAgtcaatataattataaaattttaggaaCTTTTATCAGATGAAATTATTGTCAAATAGAATACCTACCTTCCCATCATAACGATTTTCCTGAATAACCTCCGGGGCCATCCAGTGCGGAGTCCCAATGAACTTCAAACAAGACAAAACGTTAAAGAATCCCACCATCAGGCCCAAAATATCCCCTAGGCTTCAATTGCCCAATTGATAAAAGACAGATTGATGAATTAACCATATGAATCTTTGTTCATATAATGATATAAGTATTTACCGTGTTTCTCTTCGACATAGTCCTCGTAAGTTGAGCCGCAACCCCAAAGTCACCTGAAAAGATCAAGGTAGCGAACTTTGGTTACAGCATACAGCTGTAAGCAGTaaacaaaatctaattaaaaaccGACACGGCAAAGCAAGTATTAAGCTTGAAAACATAAAAGCCAACATGTTTAATAGAATAATTCACAAGTGCTACTCTTTAAGCAGGTGGATATGCAATTCCTTAAGATAACTTACCCAACTTGACCTCTCCTTGTTCGGTCAACAAGATATTTCCACCCTTAATATCTCTATGAACTTTGTATATTGAGTGCAAGTATGCAAGGCCCTACATATAAGACATAGATACAAACAGAATTATTAGGCGTATAACATGTTGAAGCAAATGTGCGCAAGCATCAAATACAGGAAGCAGATATCATTTTTCTTCCCTATTCTTCTGGGCTTCTACATTCTAGCAATTCTATAAAGTGAAAAGAGGTTACAGATTGTGGATACCTTCAACGCCTCCCGACATATATATGCTATCTGATACTCCTCCAATGCCTCCTCGGTAACATTCATAAGATCAGCAACACTTCCACCTCCACAATACTCCATCACTATCTGTCAGAAGACAGAAATTAGTAACTAGAGAAATCGAATacataaactataatatataaaagaaaagaaaataaatcgcTTCCAAACAGTAAGAGCCGCTATATCTAACAAAGAGAATTAAGATATGGCCACAATACTCACCCAAAGATAATCTTCTCCCTGGTAACTCCCAAGGTAACGGACAACATTTGGATGATTACACTGCTGCAGCATCTCAATTTCTCCCCGGATTTCTTCATAGCCTTCCTCCTAATAAAAGTAGAACTTGAATCACATATAGAGTACTTTAGCAACTACGACATTCTAACTAACGCCGAGGACAATCTTTTAATACCCCTTCGGTAAGTGATATGACTTTCACCGCAACAATCTCCGATGTTTTCAAATCTCTAGCCTTGTAGACAGATCCATATGATCCTTTCCCTGCCAAAAATCCATATCCATATTGAAACAAATACTGAGGGCATATTGATCATAGCTACATAATGGAGCAAATACAATAGAGACAAACAACAAAGTAACTCAAGAAAGGCTAATTTACCAAGTTCATTGAGGAATTCGTATTTGGTGGTTGGATCTTCTCTAGTAATGCTATCAGGAAGAGACGTGGTTGACATCTTACTGTTCTGCTGCTGCATTTTCCGATTATCTTCACCTTGAAGCttagaagaagacgacgaaggaTCCAGTTTCCGAGTCTTACCACCAAAGTTTGATTTCTGCATACTCGCCACAGCTCTTCCCATAGTTGACATATcaatctccttctcttttttacTCTTTCCGTTTTTAGCCTTAGGTTTCACAACAAACGTACCGTAGTCTccgtcatcgtcatcatcatcgtcatcttcttcttcctcctcctcctcttcctcatcgGAAGATTCCTCATCTCCGCCTCTCCTCCTAGGACTAACTCCCAATCTCGGATTAGACGAATACGGACTGTTCTTACTATGACTACTACTCCGATCTGTTTTCACAATCATCGTACCGAAATCTCCGGTTTCATCACCGTCGTCTTCGTCGTAATCGAGCGAGGCGCCGCCTCCGAAATCTTTGGGAAGACGCTTGAGAAGAGGAGGAAGCATAGAatcgtcttcatcatcttcatcacctcctcctcctccgtcacTATCGCCTTTGTAAACCATGGTTGCGTATAAATCGACATTCTCGTCTTCCTCAGGTTTGGATTTGCGTTTGTCTCGATCTCGACCTTGGTCAGAATCGGAGTCGGAGTGGACTACGAAAGTTGAGTATATGTCCGGTTTAGGATCCGGTTTACGGCTCCGACGAGATCTCGGCGAGTTATTATGATCCATCTATGGCTCTTCTTAACCGTCGTCGCCGGGAGAGAGAGCGCTCTCGGGCCAAAGTACAAGGCttgtagtttaaaaaaaaaaaaaaaatgatgaaataaaaaataaactcataCAGTTTAGatggaaaataaattaaaaaaaatttgtgaaatagGCCaactagtgttttttttttttccttgcaaGCTGGAATATATTAATTCTCTCTTTGATAAATTCACATTGTGAATTTTGACTGTTCTTTACCGCAACAATTTTTAAGATTTACCAATCAAAAGCCCTTCAGTTGCAAGGATTAGGATACAAGAGAGAGTGTTCGTTACTctctactattttattttattttatttttttattgatttgaagattTTATGAATCAAAATGTGAAATTTAAGAACAAGTAGAACTGAGAACATTTTGAAGCACATTTGTATACTAATAAACTAAGTAAGCACATcatagataattttattttttgcaagGGAAAAGAGGTTCCACAACGATGACATAAGGGAGACTTTGGGATAAAGTAACATAGAGTGACCAAGTTTTGGCCTCAGGTACTGCTAGTTGCTACCACCACCGAAGAGGTAATTCAAAGACGAGCCACCTCCTGGAGCTGAATGAACCTTGGTCGATGGCCggtcctgcaaaaaaaaaacatgctttAATTAGTGTACCTAACCATAAGTCTTTAGACAGTTTTACTTTGTCATCACAAATCCTTATATATGTATTGTTACAGTATcagtcacacaaaaaaaaagagatataccGTGATGAagtttcctgtgttttgtccttctGCGCGCATGTAATTGTTTGCAGAGTTGCTGTTGAGACCAGCAGGCACTTGTTTGGTGCTATCAACAGCCTTTGGAGCAGCGGCTTGAGGAGGTGGAGAAGGGGAAGATATTTGAGTTTCAGCTGGAGCCTTGTTAACGGCTACTGGCTTTGGAGCTTCTCCACTACCAAAAAGATACCCCAAAGAACTCTGCCCTCCACCTGCACTAACTCCACGACCCATTCTATCTCTCTCTTGCTTTTATCTCAATTGTACTTGGCTAATATGAATCTGGAATCACCAtagcatattttatattttattggtGAAAGGTTCTGTAAAACAAAACTTCACATCTACTACTACAAGGCAACAAAATCAATACGAAACACCAATCTAGTTTACCTGATCAGCAAGGTGATTGGAGAAGAAGCGAGAAGAAAGAGCCAATGAGAGAAAGCAAGAAGCCTGTGGAATTGTGATTTATagacacacacaagaaaaagaTCTCATGTAAATAAAGGTAATGCTTAGCTGGCACGTCACTTCAACAAAACAACTATCACTATATACACCGTTGTCGTTTTGTAACTTTAACCTTTTTCTAGTGTAatccaaatattaaaatttcgcTTTCTCCTAATCTTTTTGCattaatataatcaaaattttcataatgCATTACTTACTGTTTGataaaaagttacaaataaTGAGAAAAAAAGACCGGTACGGTTCATACCTctccaaaataatataaaagcaaatccgACAATCTCTAAGTTTACAGGATCCTATGTCCGGTACGGTTTTACATAACCGGTAACAAAGATTCATGAAGATTTCTTGGACGGTAACTGAGAAATCTCGACGAGTATCCGGTTCAAAGACTGAGGACGAGAGAAGAAAGGTGCATGATCAGAGCCTTTGAGGTGAAAAACTTGTTCAGGAGGGTTCGATTTGATCATTGCTTCTTGGAGAGAAACCGGTACAGCGTAATCATCCTCCGTGGTTTTGATGTAAAACCGTCGGATTGACCCGTAGTTTTTCTCCGACACGTGAAGCTTTTCGAGCACCGGTGCGAACGGGATTGGTCTCATGGATACCGACGCTAATGCAACGTcctatatatagtaaaaaaaaagataacaagtCGGGTTTAGTTAAACCGAGTTGTACCGGTTCAGTTATTTAGCCTTGTGTATGTGTGTACCTTTGGAGGGCTCTGATTAAAGAAAAAGTCTCTAAGCAATGATCTATCGAAATCAACGGCTGTTGGAGGATTCTTTTTGCCATTGGCGTACAAGAATAAATGGACTTGTTCCATCAGATCATTATTTGATTCAGGCTGCAATTAAATCAAGGAAATGGTTGCAATTAGATTAGGTAGAAAATACATTATTTGCACAATAATGTGGTGGCCATAAGAATTAcacaatttgttttaaaaatactctgtcaaattaaaatgttatgaAGACAAGAAAAAACCTGTTGATTAAAGAGATCAAGAATGCTTTGAGCATTAGCCAACATAGCAGCAGAGATGAAAACAGCCTTAGAGATCTTAGAAGGATACATCTCCATAGCATAAGACATACAAGCCCCTCCAAAATCATGCCCCACTAATATCACCTGCACGCACCCATCAATTCTTAAATTTGTTAGTATACTAATATAATGACATTTATGGTATCTCCCTATTTGTTAGAAAACGTTATGATTATATGAAAAATGATCAGACCTTCTCGGAGGGTTTGAGGGTGTCGAAGAAGTGGAGGAGGGGTTTGGCATACTGAGCGAGGCTAGTGATGTTGTTGGTATCGAAAGAACTAACACCAGAACCGGCCAAGTCAACGGCGTCGACTTGGAAGCCATGTTTCTCTAAGAGCGTTATGGTTTTGTACCAACACcatgctccaaatcctcctccaTGAACCAGCACGAATCGCTTTGTCTCCGCTCCTTCCACCTTTAGCTCCTGGTACCATTTATTTGTCATATCATTAGCATCATATAATAAGAtcacaattaacacaaaatatatttatgcaatCATGTGTAACAACTAACAAGTGACATATATCACAAAGACATTAAGCAAAAATGTCAATTTATATAATTCCCttcaattatgtttttgtgttatttacCTCAATTGCTCAAATAATCTATAGGAACTAAGCCAGTTTGATAAATAGAAAATGTAGTGGGAGTTAGGCAATTAAAAGTGCTTGCCTTGTCTAGAAGCTGATTGGGTTTAAGAACAGGATCGGTGCTTGATCTCTGCCTATTACTTGAGCTTCTAACGAATCCACAAGTGGACTTTTTAGGAGTCAAGACGCCGGAAACAGAACCTACGGATGCGGCTACGGCTGCAGAAGGTGGCTGAGTGTAAACGACGGAGGTGGAGCGTCGGAAAGGAGGAGCAGAGTTGCTGTTACGAGGCGTTTGGCTAAAGAGTATATTTGTGGCGGCTAAGGTTTGTTCTTGAATAAGGGAGTCTTTCTCATGGTGGTCATGGTGATGCTCTTGATGGTGTCTTTCTCTAaccttcttctttgtcttgatCCCTCCTTTCTTGGACGTTGATGAAGTTGACGTGGAGGAGCCGGAGCAAGAGAGAGATGGTAGTAACGTCCGGCGTCGGAAAGATGGTATCAGAGACAGCCTCCTAACGTGTTTCTCGGAGCTAGTACCGTTGACGACGGAGCTTGGTTTCTTCTGGTTCGGATCTTGTTCTTGCGATATGCATCTCAAAgaatttcccattttttttaatttctgtgcAATGTGTAAACACgtttgtatgtgtgtgtttatatatatatgcagcaTGTTCGTGCTTGCATgtgtatttgttttgattttatgatGGGTGAAAATGAAGAGTTGAGACCCTCACGTTGTGAAGCTCTCTAGTTAAATGTAAACCCTGTTTGATCGTGATAGTTTTGACACTTAAGTTTTCTTGAGAACCACGAAAACGTAACTTATGAGAATTAATActggtttaaagtttaattaaataatagtttttCAGTATTCtattacaaaaataatgaaagttGATTGCTTAGACAGTTGGAGACATAAGGAAGAGGGAGGAACATGGGAGGGCACTTTCTGTGAGCATTTTGGTCCTTTGACTTACAAAACGTATATGATTTTCtgctattttttttacaatgatATAACAGAATCCTCGTAtctttcttgtatatatatagttgattgaATAGTTATAAGCCGAAATCTATACGTTTATGATATAGCTCCTCTCAATCTAGAATCGAACTCTTTTAGAGGGGACTAACTGTCACCACTAGTTCAATACTAAgttgtttatttgtatattattttgtctCCCGCTCCACTAGATAGAGATCTAACACTCCATTGATCGATTCAGTCAATTTCATTCGGTTCGATCTGATCATAACATATTCACCAGTGCTAGTTAAGTAAATTACTACTCATAAACATCCAAAATCTAGTCCACCGGGTGACTCGTAACTCGACTAAATCCATCCATTAATAGAGCTTTTAGAGATTCATTCAATTTGTTATACCAATTAtacattgaatatgtctgaaaGTCACATGGCCATTGTAATTAATTCTGAAGCTCATTTTTAACTCAACCGAACTTATTTTAGTTTCCATTAATCATTCCTTAACCTGGATAGAGCTCATTTCTCGACAAAACTTCTTCATGTTCACTTGTCTCGAAAATATTGAGTAGTCCACTAAATcctggatattttttttttttcacttttaatatGATACATTAGATGGCTCCCCCTTTATATTCATCTAATTGTATAGCCTTCTCATTTTGTTGCTTCCGGGAACTATGAAATAACCTCAATAAATATACCTCTttattattccttttttatCAACACTTCTCACTTCAAAATATGTCAAAAGCAAATAGATTAATTAATATGACGATTATGGTATGTGTTATTTATAAGAATTCGTTTTTCAGTATTATACAAACTAAAAAATACATGGTCAAATTATGGACAATTGGTCAATATGTGATTCAAAATCTATTgtttatttctctttgtttcacattttttcgtaagattttgtttcattaattcAGAGTTTCTTATGAGGATTTTTGTTCTGTTGCATCATTCTCTTGAAGTTTGATAGAGTGGACAATGCAGTGTACCTACACACAACATATATTAGGTAATAGAGCTTTATAGTTCTACATAAAAATACACAGTTAagcaattagaagaaaaaaaaccaaaaattaaaagacaTGAAAACAATATATGGGTTTATCATTTGCCAGAGACCTCAGACTAGGTTTATCAACATCTATGGGATTGGTTGAAAAAGCCATGGAGATATTGTAGCTTcgaattatttgttttctacaaTTATGGCTTCCTTCAGTTATGCATTGACGgaatatatataactacaaaG
This genomic window contains:
- the LOC104787980 gene encoding protein SPIRAL1-like 2, which codes for MGRGVSAGGGQSSLGYLFGSGEAPKPVAVNKAPAETQISSPSPPPQAAAPKAVDSTKQVPAGLNSNSANNYMRAEGQNTGNFITDRPSTKVHSAPGGGSSLNYLFGGGSN
- the LOC104787979 gene encoding putative methylesterase 15, chloroplastic, with the protein product MGNSLRCISQEQDPNQKKPSSVVNGTSSEKHVRRLSLIPSFRRRTLLPSLSCSGSSTSTSSTSKKGGIKTKKKVRERHHQEHHHDHHEKDSLIQEQTLAATNILFSQTPRNSNSAPPFRRSTSVVYTQPPSAAVAASVGSVSGVLTPKKSTCGFVRSSSNRQRSSTDPVLKPNQLLDKELKVEGAETKRFVLVHGGGFGAWCWYKTITLLEKHGFQVDAVDLAGSGVSSFDTNNITSLAQYAKPLLHFFDTLKPSEKVILVGHDFGGACMSYAMEMYPSKISKAVFISAAMLANAQSILDLFNQQPESNNDLMEQVHLFLYANGKKNPPTAVDFDRSLLRDFFFNQSPPKDVALASVSMRPIPFAPVLEKLHVSEKNYGSIRRFYIKTTEDDYAVPVSLQEAMIKSNPPEQVFHLKGSDHAPFFSRPQSLNRILVEISQLPSKKSS
- the LOC104787975 gene encoding serine/threonine-protein kinase PAK 1, translating into MDHNNSPRSRRSRKPDPKPDIYSTFVVHSDSDSDQGRDRDKRKSKPEEDENVDLYATMVYKGDSDGGGGGDEDDEDDSMLPPLLKRLPKDFGGGASLDYDEDDGDETGDFGTMIVKTDRSSSHSKNSPYSSNPRLGVSPRRRGGDEESSDEEEEEEEEEDDDDDDDDGDYGTFVVKPKAKNGKSKKEKEIDMSTMGRAVASMQKSNFGGKTRKLDPSSSSSKLQGEDNRKMQQQNSKMSTTSLPDSITREDPTTKYEFLNELGKGSYGSVYKARDLKTSEIVAVKVISLTEGEEGYEEIRGEIEMLQQCNHPNVVRYLGSYQGEDYLWIVMEYCGGGSVADLMNVTEEALEEYQIAYICREALKGLAYLHSIYKVHRDIKGGNILLTEQGEVKLGDFGVAAQLTRTMSKRNTFIGTPHWMAPEVIQENRYDGKVDVWALGVSAIEMAEGLPPRSAVHPMRVLFMISIEPAPMLEDKEKWSLVFHDFVAKCLTKEPRLRPTAAEMLKHKFVERCKTGASAMSPKIEKSRQIRASMALQAQNVVAPSDDSSTLGPKSSEEYGITVPSKPPQNSTEAPSTSTLNRQHVSGEGGDFGTMIVHGEDETDESDSRSQLVREKESSLSQVEGVSGGFVGEELPDSWSHEKKNLLVTNVPVEDSTSQSKQASSSHEHKTKLNNISGTHTVGGSDASETVGRKAFALQDKLWSIYAAGNTVPIPFLRATDISPIALLSENMIGGMQQDGNGTVAVEALQELFTSDPQSKKGRRGQNEMPLPPSVYQRLTTSSSLMNLAQVLAYHRACYEEMPLQELQATQEQQTIQNLCDTLRTILRL